In the genome of Paenibacillus pabuli, one region contains:
- a CDS encoding stalk domain-containing protein, with amino-acid sequence MNLKKKLSIFTALAVLQAFAVGSVNAQSAPQDETESVKTAKVESVEVIKKEQPIAESEVKTGSGNASSSNPSTKGKETGTLTGTEATPKTDIEKPALDGGETTTNETNMGSTSKEGTTEDVETQVTPAQIEQPSIGGNSTVTAGGNLTLYMNSNKMEQDGKTYLAGQPMTVKNGVSYVAIRALVDRVGYGVKYDNTTKETIIISGDNELRFKTNSTVYTVNGESRTMKGPAYQQKNTFMVPLTSITQALNITYKVNQSAKTVVLNLNTKPVASFVVSQKEIFAGDKVDYITSYVSPNGLKIVDERWTGRQESFDQAGTYTISYQVQDSSGQWSDPYSITIQILSPNLPPVAMFTTDKEQYKMGEKITYIDQSTDDENSITKTVWENNSLAFFEPGPKTVTLTVTDNHGATNTYSKVITITNETLYSFSDFNLLFTPVGQKFTFNGGEVTAMEKVPYTYMDEPSLLIRSNSPETVNTEGIVYKESSSGQTRFMIHHVNNTGKRVKMYVIVTNNNPYTAVFEQQNMGFAGPTPYATVAGKLSIDKWFKSIQTGADQKKEVILPGESKLILTELNKTPMKEGQVISLYSDAYSDYTLDYNVILVEENKDPFETLPMLPVLDRDGVHNRGTYPNATRIITYDQLVGANPARLPLGDNASDPNLVGTDPMAYTDASNAGNFGVLYKITLDNVAPRTLISFNPRGGKYSGVALVNNQVVSIADGNVAVSNSSEQSVLYRTGAYGESVTILFSAAPGSNLPVNLLFTPLPSEK; translated from the coding sequence ATGAATCTGAAGAAAAAATTGTCCATTTTTACCGCTTTAGCTGTTTTACAAGCATTTGCAGTCGGTTCTGTGAATGCGCAATCAGCCCCGCAAGATGAGACAGAGTCAGTAAAGACGGCGAAAGTAGAATCGGTTGAGGTGATAAAGAAAGAGCAACCGATTGCAGAGAGTGAAGTGAAAACGGGTAGCGGTAACGCATCCAGCAGTAATCCATCCACTAAAGGAAAAGAAACCGGAACTTTGACAGGCACTGAGGCAACACCTAAAACAGATATCGAGAAACCCGCCTTAGATGGGGGAGAGACGACTACAAATGAAACTAATATGGGATCTACGAGTAAGGAAGGAACGACTGAGGATGTTGAAACGCAAGTGACGCCTGCCCAAATCGAGCAACCATCCATTGGTGGGAATTCTACGGTAACAGCAGGCGGTAATCTGACGTTGTACATGAATAGCAACAAAATGGAGCAGGATGGGAAAACGTATCTTGCTGGACAGCCGATGACTGTAAAAAACGGTGTATCCTATGTTGCGATCCGCGCACTGGTGGATCGTGTGGGATACGGAGTCAAATACGATAACACAACCAAAGAAACCATCATCATTAGTGGTGATAATGAGCTAAGGTTCAAAACCAACAGCACGGTCTATACCGTGAATGGAGAATCCAGAACGATGAAGGGCCCTGCATATCAGCAAAAAAATACGTTTATGGTGCCGTTAACTTCCATTACTCAAGCTCTGAACATCACTTATAAAGTGAATCAGTCCGCTAAAACGGTTGTGCTGAATCTAAATACTAAACCCGTTGCAAGCTTTGTGGTCTCCCAAAAGGAAATTTTTGCGGGCGATAAGGTGGACTATATAACTTCTTACGTTTCTCCAAATGGACTGAAGATTGTTGACGAACGCTGGACAGGTCGTCAGGAATCGTTTGATCAAGCAGGTACATATACGATTTCATATCAAGTACAGGATTCAAGCGGGCAATGGAGCGATCCTTATTCGATTACGATTCAAATTCTGAGTCCTAATCTTCCTCCTGTCGCCATGTTCACCACAGACAAGGAACAGTATAAAATGGGCGAAAAAATAACGTATATCGACCAGAGTACTGATGATGAAAATAGCATTACCAAAACGGTGTGGGAGAACAATTCGCTTGCTTTCTTTGAACCGGGTCCAAAAACGGTGACACTTACTGTTACTGACAACCATGGCGCTACGAACACGTACTCCAAAGTCATAACCATAACCAATGAGACATTATATTCATTTTCCGATTTCAATTTACTCTTCACGCCGGTAGGACAGAAATTTACGTTTAACGGTGGCGAAGTGACTGCCATGGAAAAAGTGCCTTATACGTACATGGATGAACCAAGTCTGCTGATCCGCAGCAACAGTCCTGAAACAGTTAATACGGAGGGCATCGTATATAAAGAGTCCTCTTCAGGGCAGACCCGTTTCATGATTCATCATGTGAACAATACAGGCAAAAGAGTAAAAATGTACGTTATTGTAACCAATAATAATCCGTATACAGCAGTATTCGAGCAACAAAATATGGGGTTTGCAGGACCTACGCCTTATGCTACCGTAGCTGGGAAATTGTCTATTGATAAATGGTTCAAGTCAATTCAGACCGGGGCTGATCAAAAGAAAGAGGTTATTCTACCTGGAGAAAGCAAACTGATTTTGACCGAACTCAATAAAACTCCGATGAAAGAAGGACAAGTAATTTCACTCTATTCGGATGCTTATTCAGATTATACTCTTGACTATAACGTTATTCTGGTCGAAGAAAATAAAGATCCGTTCGAGACTTTACCAATGCTGCCTGTGCTGGATCGTGATGGTGTGCACAACCGTGGAACGTACCCGAATGCGACTCGAATCATAACGTATGATCAGCTAGTCGGAGCCAATCCTGCTCGTCTGCCACTAGGTGATAACGCAAGTGATCCCAATCTGGTTGGAACAGACCCAATGGCATACACAGACGCATCCAACGCGGGTAATTTTGGTGTATTGTACAAAATCACATTGGACAATGTGGCTCCGCGTACGTTAATCTCATTTAACCCTCGTGGAGGGAAGTACTCAGGAGTGGCTCTAGTGAACAATCAGGTTGTATCCATTGCCGATGGTAACGTTGCTGTTAGCAATTCAAGTGAACAGAGCGTTCTTTACCGCACAGGGGCATATGGAGAGAGCGTAACGATTCTTTTCTCTGCCGCGCCTGGAAGCAACCTGCCGGTTAATCTACTCTTTACACCGCTCCCATCAGAGAAATGA
- a CDS encoding extracellular solute-binding protein: MKTSKKKKIGGLALAGMFALSAVLSGCNSGASKESAPSTPSAALELKDGKYDPPVKLTYLRPWGPEIKFKSGEDQDNNVHTKWAKDKLGIELKNQWVSPSTNNAFETKLRLSLASNAEMPDIISYRGDFNLARELIETGKFVDAGELFDQYASDTWKTAVNEDPSVWYPYMQDGKRIGIPILDYSYNSDPVMWIREDWMKKFNLKAPETLADLEVIMETFTNKDPDGNGKKDTYGLTIGFKNWLSTWMSDAGWIFGAYGTMPNQWNLNAEGKLEYGSVNPGAKQALATLADWMSKGYIPEEAGVYDETKAAEEFTAGKAGIVVGPHWMPSWPLEDVKKNNPEAEYKAYPIPSGPDGKAGRRGTANDNGVILINKDMKNPEVFFTYQNYLFDHYANPKAGDEFENGFAEGYDWAMKDGKVTTDASVTGGYAPEKYTLTFDGARIPSLNMATLAKFANGEEATTPFEKKLKSGVPAPMVEAAKIVQDQKDIALKQMFTGAPTMSMQMNNDILTKMEKDTFSQIIYGKAPIDAFDTFVEKWNSSGGVQNTKEVNEWYQSVTSGK; the protein is encoded by the coding sequence TTGAAAACAAGCAAAAAGAAAAAGATCGGTGGTTTGGCTCTGGCAGGAATGTTTGCGCTTTCAGCAGTGCTGAGCGGCTGTAACAGTGGAGCAAGTAAAGAGTCTGCACCGAGCACACCGAGTGCTGCACTGGAATTGAAGGACGGGAAGTATGATCCACCCGTAAAACTTACTTATTTGCGTCCTTGGGGACCTGAAATCAAATTCAAATCTGGTGAAGATCAGGACAATAACGTGCACACGAAATGGGCGAAAGACAAGCTTGGCATTGAATTGAAAAATCAATGGGTCTCACCATCCACAAACAACGCGTTTGAAACGAAGCTTCGTCTGTCGCTGGCTTCCAATGCAGAAATGCCGGACATTATCTCGTATCGCGGCGACTTCAATCTGGCACGTGAGTTGATTGAAACGGGCAAGTTCGTTGATGCTGGTGAATTGTTTGATCAATATGCAAGTGATACCTGGAAAACCGCAGTGAATGAAGATCCTTCCGTATGGTATCCGTACATGCAGGATGGTAAACGGATTGGTATTCCGATTCTGGATTACTCCTATAATAGTGATCCAGTGATGTGGATTCGCGAGGATTGGATGAAGAAGTTTAATTTGAAAGCACCTGAAACGCTGGCTGATCTTGAAGTAATTATGGAAACGTTTACGAATAAAGACCCGGATGGCAATGGTAAAAAAGACACATACGGTCTCACCATCGGATTCAAAAACTGGTTGAGCACATGGATGTCTGATGCTGGCTGGATCTTCGGAGCCTACGGCACGATGCCAAATCAGTGGAATCTGAACGCAGAAGGAAAACTGGAGTACGGCTCTGTAAACCCTGGAGCAAAACAAGCTTTGGCAACACTGGCTGACTGGATGAGCAAAGGATACATTCCAGAAGAAGCCGGGGTATATGATGAAACCAAAGCAGCAGAAGAGTTTACAGCAGGTAAAGCAGGGATTGTTGTCGGGCCTCACTGGATGCCGTCATGGCCGCTCGAAGATGTGAAGAAAAACAATCCGGAAGCGGAGTACAAAGCTTACCCAATTCCATCTGGACCTGATGGCAAGGCAGGCAGACGCGGTACCGCGAACGACAACGGTGTAATTCTGATTAACAAAGATATGAAGAACCCAGAAGTATTTTTCACATATCAAAACTATCTATTTGATCACTATGCCAATCCAAAAGCAGGTGATGAATTTGAAAATGGCTTTGCTGAAGGATATGACTGGGCAATGAAAGACGGCAAAGTAACAACAGATGCTAGTGTGACAGGTGGTTATGCACCTGAGAAATACACATTAACGTTTGATGGTGCACGTATCCCGAGTCTGAACATGGCTACGCTTGCGAAATTTGCTAACGGTGAAGAAGCAACAACACCTTTCGAGAAAAAGCTCAAATCTGGCGTACCGGCACCAATGGTGGAAGCGGCCAAGATTGTTCAGGATCAAAAAGATATTGCATTAAAACAGATGTTCACAGGTGCGCCAACGATGTCGATGCAAATGAATAACGACATCTTAACCAAAATGGAAAAAGATACGTTCTCTCAGATCATTTATGGTAAAGCTCCAATCGACGCATTCGATACGTTCGTAGAGAAATGGAATTCTTCAGGTGGAGTTCAAAATACGAAGGAAGTTAATGAGTGGTATCAATCCGTAACTAGCGGCAAGTAA
- the bglS gene encoding beta-glucanase yields MKRKTWWMLTISGVVSLFLSVSAFAGYVFWEPLTYHNPSTWQKADGYSNGSMFNCTWRANNANFTSDGKLRLSLTSPSNNKFDCGEYRSTNSYGYGLYEVSMKPAKNTGIVSSFFTYTGPAHGTQWDEIDIEFLGKDTTKVQFNYYTNGVGNHEKIVNLGFDASQGFHTYAFDWQPGHIKWYVDGVLKHTATTNIPTTPGKIMMNLWNGTGVDSWLGPYNGANPLYAEYDWVKYTSN; encoded by the coding sequence ATGAAAAGGAAGACATGGTGGATGTTAACGATTTCGGGAGTGGTTTCATTGTTTCTTTCGGTAAGCGCTTTCGCAGGGTATGTATTTTGGGAGCCTCTAACGTATCACAACCCGAGCACTTGGCAAAAGGCTGATGGTTATTCCAACGGTTCAATGTTTAATTGCACCTGGCGAGCGAACAATGCAAACTTTACGAGTGATGGTAAGCTGAGACTGAGCTTGACCAGCCCGTCCAATAACAAATTTGATTGCGGTGAATATCGATCAACCAATTCTTATGGATATGGTCTGTATGAGGTAAGTATGAAACCTGCCAAAAACACAGGCATTGTCTCTTCTTTCTTCACATATACCGGACCTGCTCACGGAACGCAATGGGATGAGATTGATATTGAATTCTTGGGAAAAGACACAACCAAGGTACAGTTCAATTATTACACCAATGGTGTCGGTAATCATGAGAAGATCGTTAACTTGGGATTTGATGCATCTCAGGGCTTCCACACCTACGCGTTTGATTGGCAACCAGGCCATATCAAGTGGTATGTGGATGGCGTTCTGAAACATACGGCCACAACGAACATTCCAACGACGCCTGGTAAAATTATGATGAATCTGTGGAACGGAACGGGCGTAGACAGCTGGCTGGGGCCTTACAACGGAGCTAATCCGCTGTATGCTGAATATGACTGGGTGAAGTATACAAGTAATTAA
- the dagF gene encoding 2-dehydro-3-deoxy-phosphogluconate aldolase: protein MSNIQQRLYKNRAALNVLAGSIGNAKDVYEAAEGYVLIGVLSKNYATAEEAAVAMTEYGQAIEDAVSIGLGAGDNRQAAVVAEIAASYSGTHINQVFPAVGTTRANLGAKDSWINSLVSPCGQPGYVNISTGPVSSGTTPHAVVPVQAAIALVRDMGGNALKYYPMQGLKLEEEYRAVAKACGEAGFALEPTGGIDLDNFGPILEIALQAGVPQVIPHVYSSIIDQQTGSTNVQDVVRLLDTMKSLVDRYA, encoded by the coding sequence ATGAGCAATATCCAGCAGCGTTTATATAAGAATAGAGCCGCACTTAATGTACTGGCTGGCAGTATTGGGAATGCGAAGGATGTGTACGAAGCTGCGGAGGGTTATGTGCTGATAGGTGTACTCTCCAAAAATTATGCTACGGCGGAGGAAGCAGCAGTTGCCATGACTGAATACGGTCAGGCTATAGAAGATGCCGTATCCATCGGACTCGGGGCAGGTGACAACCGCCAAGCGGCTGTTGTAGCTGAGATTGCCGCAAGTTATTCTGGAACTCACATCAATCAGGTTTTTCCGGCGGTGGGGACAACTCGTGCCAATCTGGGAGCTAAAGACAGCTGGATTAACAGCCTGGTCTCCCCGTGCGGGCAACCGGGCTACGTAAATATATCAACCGGCCCCGTCAGTTCAGGGACCACTCCACATGCCGTAGTTCCGGTTCAGGCCGCTATTGCACTGGTTCGTGATATGGGCGGCAATGCGCTCAAATATTATCCGATGCAGGGGCTTAAGCTGGAAGAGGAGTACCGTGCGGTGGCCAAGGCCTGTGGAGAAGCTGGGTTTGCATTGGAGCCGACAGGCGGAATAGACCTGGATAACTTCGGACCCATTCTGGAAATTGCACTTCAGGCCGGCGTACCGCAAGTTATCCCGCATGTGTATTCATCTATTATTGATCAGCAGACGGGAAGTACAAACGTCCAGGATGTCGTCAGATTGCTTGATACGATGAAATCGCTGGTGGACCGGTATGCCTAG
- a CDS encoding sugar kinase → MPRIAAFGEVMMRLQVPGYETLVQSSRLDYSFSGSGVNVTAALAGYGHTGALITTLPETPVGEAAIAYLRKLGVDTSLISRGGKQLGMYFLEKGFGARPGRVTYTDRLGSSFNTAEAGNYDMKALASLIDVLHLCGITLAMNENVRKQMKRLALEVKSAGGKVVFDCNYRPALWGTDGYAKARPHYEELLELADLVLMNEKDAQYILGIGTGEYDRITQLKQAIPEVVKRFGIGTVAGTHREINVDHTHSLTGYIYHQGTFLFSRKLTFPVYDRIGAGDAFASAVIHGELQRYPQQQTVNMAAAAAMLAHTTQGDTALFTEGEVLRALSDHALDVER, encoded by the coding sequence ATGCCTAGAATTGCGGCTTTTGGTGAAGTGATGATGCGGCTGCAGGTTCCGGGCTATGAAACTCTGGTCCAGAGCAGCAGGCTGGATTATTCTTTTTCCGGCAGCGGGGTTAATGTAACGGCAGCATTGGCTGGATACGGCCATACCGGTGCTCTTATTACCACTTTGCCGGAAACCCCTGTCGGTGAAGCGGCTATTGCTTATCTGCGGAAGCTTGGGGTAGATACCTCATTAATTAGCCGGGGAGGCAAGCAACTGGGGATGTACTTTTTGGAGAAAGGCTTTGGAGCACGCCCTGGCAGAGTCACTTACACAGACCGATTGGGGAGCAGCTTCAATACCGCGGAGGCAGGCAATTATGATATGAAGGCTCTTGCCTCCCTAATCGATGTTCTTCATCTATGCGGCATTACGCTGGCTATGAATGAAAATGTGCGCAAGCAGATGAAGCGGCTTGCTTTGGAAGTGAAAAGTGCCGGAGGCAAGGTTGTTTTTGACTGCAATTACCGTCCTGCGTTATGGGGAACGGATGGCTATGCCAAGGCCCGCCCGCATTATGAGGAACTGCTGGAACTTGCTGACCTGGTGCTGATGAATGAGAAGGATGCGCAGTATATTCTTGGCATTGGAACCGGAGAATATGATAGAATAACACAGTTGAAGCAAGCGATTCCCGAGGTGGTGAAGCGCTTCGGAATCGGAACGGTAGCGGGAACCCACCGAGAGATTAACGTTGACCATACGCATTCTCTGACAGGATATATCTATCATCAAGGTACGTTTCTGTTTTCTCGAAAGCTGACCTTCCCGGTGTATGATCGGATCGGTGCCGGCGATGCTTTTGCCAGCGCCGTTATTCATGGGGAATTGCAGCGATATCCGCAGCAGCAGACGGTTAATATGGCAGCGGCAGCAGCGATGCTGGCCCATACCACTCAAGGCGATACAGCGCTTTTTACCGAGGGTGAGGTGCTTCGGGCGCTGTCAGACCATGCCTTAGATGTTGAAAGGTAG
- a CDS encoding GntR family transcriptional regulator: MSLKRKQGPLYQQIQKILKDRILHGVYPLGSIIPSEPQLEKEFGVSKMTVRGAVQELSQEGYVQKKSGVGTIVMRNTSHQKLSKGKRFTELLVEEGHKLEKKLLTSRLITNDAGTEEYNLYGPYCQRIERLYILNGQPYIHLIHYLAAAALPGEGTAEMVTKIQSLYDSLEENDIVLENFKDRFYVELPPPEVCHLLEIPPETHVLKRLRNSFDGEGRLIEHSIGFYNTGLHHYLVNYDT, from the coding sequence GTGTCTTTGAAACGCAAGCAAGGTCCTTTATATCAGCAAATCCAGAAAATTCTCAAAGACCGGATACTGCACGGCGTATATCCTCTTGGGAGCATCATCCCCTCCGAGCCGCAGTTGGAAAAGGAATTTGGCGTCAGTAAAATGACGGTCCGCGGCGCGGTCCAAGAGCTGTCACAGGAAGGTTATGTGCAGAAGAAAAGTGGTGTCGGAACGATTGTCATGCGCAATACTTCCCATCAGAAGCTCTCCAAGGGCAAACGGTTTACGGAGCTGCTCGTAGAAGAGGGACATAAGCTGGAAAAGAAACTGCTGACATCCCGGTTAATTACGAATGATGCAGGAACGGAGGAATATAACCTCTACGGACCGTATTGTCAGCGGATTGAACGACTCTATATTTTGAATGGTCAGCCTTATATTCATTTGATACACTACTTGGCTGCAGCTGCATTGCCCGGGGAAGGTACGGCAGAGATGGTTACAAAAATTCAGTCACTGTACGACTCTCTCGAGGAGAATGACATTGTGCTGGAGAACTTCAAGGACCGTTTCTATGTAGAGCTGCCACCTCCGGAAGTGTGCCACTTGCTGGAGATCCCCCCGGAGACGCATGTGCTCAAGCGCTTGCGTAACTCCTTCGACGGGGAAGGCAGACTAATTGAGCACAGCATCGGTTTCTATAACACGGGGCTTCATCATTACCTGGTCAATTACGACACTTGA
- a CDS encoding DEAD/DEAH box helicase: MNVVVKLIREFKDRDTRRLLKDYRDKVELIRNLDLEAWDDHRLQAESLRLREEARSGTPLGELLVDAYALVCEAAKRKLGLQPYDVQIMAAIALHERFLIEQHTGEGKTLSAVMPAYLNALTGEGVHVLTFNDYLANRDAEWMGPIYSFLGLTVSSVQAGMSLFEKREAYAKDITYVTAKEAGFDYLRDTIALNEADTVHRPFHYVVVDEADSLLLDEARVPLVISGDSSVSKSDGVLFAEVARQLQPAEHFDFDEFQRNVYLNDAGAAKAELLLGCGNLYDSQNTHLLTSLNCALHVESLLKKDVDYIVRDGEIELIEEHTGRVAENRYLPDGLQAALVAKEGLQWKAGGRILGTITIQHFISLYSGICGMTATAHASAMEFEDIYALQVVQIPPNQPNIRIDHPHRIYTHNEAKYKALIQEISSVHRVGRPILIGTSSVEESDMLAEALAVAGVPCQVLNAKNDAKEAEIIAKAGEIGAVTVSTNMAGRGVDIRLGGGNPAQAELVAELGGLYVIGTHVNESMRIDNQLRGRSGRQGDPGASVFYISLEDELMLRFGIHKLFRAPRQDEVLDDPALRSKIEHIQRVIIGQNFDIQRELNCYSDMVEDQRRILYEERLEILKGERKMSPSEQRVRLFYMDEFWADHLAYVSYIRESIHLQSITSRNPIDEFHTQITQAFEQIPAKINHESANMLRKLGGSNDPAKWEQFGLKSPISTRTYMINDQYSQDKRSSWTGTTVFAFWGSKILKLLLRPVYRMSK; the protein is encoded by the coding sequence ATGAATGTAGTCGTCAAGTTGATACGTGAATTCAAAGACCGCGATACCCGGCGTTTGTTGAAAGATTATCGAGACAAAGTGGAGCTTATCAGGAATCTGGATTTGGAAGCTTGGGACGATCATCGATTGCAAGCGGAGTCCCTTCGGCTGCGAGAAGAAGCAAGATCAGGCACGCCTTTGGGTGAACTGCTTGTTGATGCATATGCGTTGGTCTGCGAGGCTGCGAAGAGAAAACTCGGATTACAGCCTTACGATGTGCAAATCATGGCTGCTATCGCTTTGCACGAGAGATTTTTGATCGAGCAGCATACCGGTGAAGGAAAAACACTCTCTGCTGTTATGCCTGCTTATCTAAACGCGTTGACTGGTGAAGGCGTTCATGTGCTCACTTTTAACGACTACTTGGCCAATCGAGATGCAGAGTGGATGGGCCCGATATACAGCTTCCTAGGGTTAACGGTAAGCTCGGTTCAAGCGGGCATGAGCCTGTTCGAGAAACGGGAAGCTTATGCCAAGGACATAACCTATGTTACGGCTAAAGAAGCGGGGTTCGATTATTTGCGTGACACAATAGCATTAAATGAAGCTGATACCGTACACCGTCCTTTCCACTACGTCGTCGTCGACGAAGCGGATTCATTGCTTCTTGATGAAGCGCGGGTGCCGCTAGTCATTAGTGGGGATTCGAGCGTTTCCAAGAGTGACGGCGTTCTTTTCGCAGAAGTGGCCCGGCAGCTGCAGCCAGCAGAGCATTTCGATTTTGACGAGTTCCAGCGAAACGTTTACTTGAATGATGCGGGTGCTGCGAAAGCGGAGTTGCTCCTGGGATGCGGCAATTTGTACGATAGCCAAAATACTCATTTGTTAACGTCATTGAATTGTGCGCTGCATGTGGAATCGTTATTAAAAAAAGACGTCGATTACATCGTCCGGGACGGTGAAATAGAGCTAATCGAAGAACATACCGGCCGTGTGGCCGAGAACAGGTATTTGCCGGACGGGTTGCAAGCTGCGCTTGTGGCGAAAGAAGGGTTGCAGTGGAAGGCCGGCGGGAGAATTCTCGGTACGATCACCATTCAACACTTCATTAGCCTGTATTCGGGAATTTGCGGAATGACGGCTACCGCGCATGCTTCAGCAATGGAATTCGAAGATATCTATGCGCTGCAGGTCGTGCAAATTCCGCCGAATCAGCCAAATATACGGATCGACCACCCACACCGAATTTACACCCATAATGAAGCCAAATATAAGGCGCTTATACAAGAAATCTCTTCTGTCCATAGGGTGGGACGCCCCATTCTTATTGGTACTTCGAGCGTCGAGGAATCTGACATGCTGGCGGAGGCGCTGGCGGTTGCCGGCGTACCTTGCCAGGTTCTGAATGCAAAAAACGATGCAAAAGAAGCTGAAATCATCGCCAAAGCGGGAGAAATCGGGGCCGTAACGGTATCTACAAATATGGCAGGACGCGGCGTCGACATTCGTCTCGGCGGCGGCAACCCAGCGCAGGCAGAATTGGTTGCCGAGCTGGGGGGATTATACGTGATAGGTACACATGTGAACGAAAGCATGCGGATTGATAACCAGCTGCGCGGGCGTTCGGGCCGTCAAGGTGACCCGGGAGCATCCGTATTTTATATAAGCCTGGAAGACGAGTTGATGCTTCGCTTCGGCATTCATAAACTGTTTCGCGCTCCCAGGCAGGATGAGGTTCTTGATGATCCGGCGCTCCGCAGCAAAATCGAGCATATTCAGCGCGTTATTATAGGCCAAAACTTCGATATTCAGCGGGAATTGAACTGTTATTCGGATATGGTGGAGGATCAGAGGCGAATCCTATACGAGGAGCGGCTCGAAATATTGAAAGGCGAGAGGAAAATGAGTCCTTCAGAGCAGCGGGTACGGCTTTTTTATATGGACGAGTTCTGGGCTGACCATCTGGCATACGTTTCTTACATTCGCGAAAGCATCCATCTCCAGAGCATTACCAGTCGCAATCCGATCGACGAGTTTCATACGCAAATCACCCAAGCATTCGAGCAAATCCCGGCTAAAATTAATCATGAGTCGGCGAATATGCTTAGAAAACTCGGAGGTTCAAATGATCCGGCAAAATGGGAACAGTTCGGTCTGAAGAGTCCTATTTCGACTCGGACTTATATGATTAACGATCAATACAGCCAAGATAAGCGCAGCTCATGGACCGGAACGACGGTATTTGCTTTTTGGGGCAGTAAGATTTTGAAGCTGTTACTGAGGCCAGTATATAGGATGTCAAAATAG
- a CDS encoding class I SAM-dependent methyltransferase has translation MNNRERFTSRVDSYLKYRPSYPKEAMDYLYDVVGLRANSKIADIGSGTGIISKLLLERGSVVIAVEPNQAMREAAEQMLESNPKFQSIAGSAESTGLPDQSVEFIVCAQAFHWFDRSVAQIEFRRILQPGGRVILIWNSRLTNGTPFREEYNQLLHTYGTDYEKVNHKNISRTTLLSFFKEDSMHEMRFRMSQQFDFEGLKGRLRSSSYSPAPGHANYDPMMKELRNLFNRNNQDGIVEFDYETEVFWGEV, from the coding sequence ATGAACAATAGAGAACGGTTTACGAGCCGGGTCGATTCGTATTTGAAATACCGCCCGAGCTATCCAAAAGAGGCTATGGACTATTTGTACGACGTCGTCGGTTTACGTGCGAACAGTAAGATAGCAGACATCGGTTCAGGTACTGGGATCATCTCAAAACTACTTCTGGAACGCGGAAGCGTTGTAATTGCGGTCGAGCCAAATCAGGCAATGCGGGAAGCCGCCGAGCAAATGTTAGAAAGTAATCCGAAATTTCAGAGTATAGCAGGTTCTGCAGAATCTACTGGATTACCGGATCAGTCGGTTGAGTTTATTGTCTGCGCACAGGCATTTCACTGGTTCGATCGCTCCGTAGCCCAAATCGAGTTCCGGAGAATTCTACAGCCGGGTGGGAGAGTAATACTCATCTGGAATTCTCGTCTTACTAACGGTACTCCGTTTCGTGAGGAGTACAATCAACTGCTTCATACTTACGGAACCGACTACGAAAAAGTCAATCATAAAAATATTTCTCGGACGACGTTGCTCTCTTTTTTCAAGGAAGATTCAATGCATGAAATGCGATTCAGAATGAGTCAGCAGTTCGATTTTGAGGGCTTGAAAGGCCGGTTGCGATCCTCTTCCTACAGCCCTGCACCCGGGCATGCAAATTACGATCCCATGATGAAGGAGCTACGGAATCTATTCAATAGGAATAATCAAGATGGTATTGTTGAATTCGATTATGAAACTGAGGTTTTTTGGGGAGAAGTATAG